A portion of the Esox lucius isolate fEsoLuc1 chromosome 20, fEsoLuc1.pri, whole genome shotgun sequence genome contains these proteins:
- the LOC114829759 gene encoding uncharacterized protein C1orf232: MNPVWKVYKSKVLKTLNPDLEEDSAGQVNDAEMDMSPVQEEEGPSAVSQLAKRMQGAGAKGWNRMSALFNREDEHQLLDETETPPVADHPLAAMPEEPQRPTRPSGFWGSFANNWKQMAATRQGGENSATPANETGPTVEGHEVVGEGGVEGVGEAESNQGENVVGEQNQDGGGGGSNNIFSKYASLGGGSENTSFKWNFVTSKLADLKTKSMAGQQD, from the exons ATGAACCCTGTGTGGAAAGTGTACAAGAGCAAAGTGCTGAAGACCCTGAATCCGGATCTAGAGGAGGACTCTGCAGGACAG GTCAATGATGCAGAGATGGACATGAGTCCTGTCCAGGAGGAAGAGGGGCCAAGTGCAGTGTCCCAGCTGGCCAAGAGA ATGCAAGGTGCTGGGGCTAAGGGCTGGAACCGAATGTCTGCCCTGTTCAACAGAGAGGACGAGCACCAGCTATTGGATGAGACTGAGACCCCACCTGTCGCAGACCA TCCACTAGCAGCCATGCCTGAGGAGCCACAGAGGCCCACCAGACCCTCTGGATTCTGGGGTAGCTTTGCAAACAACTGGAAGCAAATGGCCGCCACGAGACAAGGCGGGGAAAATTCTGCCACCCCTGCTAATGAGACCGGTCCGACAGTGGAGGGTCATGAAGTGGTTGGGGAGGGAGGTGTTGAGGGAGTAGGGGAAGCAGAGAGTAACCAGGGGGAGAATGTGGTGGGAGAACAAAATCAagatgggggaggaggagggagcaaCAACATCTTCTCCAAATACGCCTCGCTGGGAGGAGGAAGCGAGAACACGTCCTTCAAGTGGAACTTTGTCACCAGCAAGCTGGCAGATTTGAAGACCAAGAGCATGGCTGGCCAGCAAGACTGA